The Gordonia terrae genome contains the following window.
GCCCGTCGTGGAGAGGGTCACCGCGGAGTAGTACAGCGCATCCAGGTACGACAGCTCGTTGTCCTGTGCGTCGCGGTAGCCGGCGCGATCCAACCAGACCACGACCGAGGTGAACAGCAGCGCCAGGGTCGCCCAGAAAACGCGTCGGCCGATCGCCCGGCTCGGACTCTGCTGGAGTTCGGGGATACGGACGACGCCGACCAGTGCATGGTCGGGCCGGTTGACCAGATCGGTACCGCCGAAGCGTCGGCGCAGGCGGTTAGCCACCGGCGCGCTCGCGCTCGTCGAGTTCGCTCACACGCTGCAATGTAGCCCACCACGGCGCCCCACAACTCATCTGGCGGGACTCCCCTCGCGTCACGGGCCGGCTCATCGGGCGAGCTTGGCGGCGAGGGTCGCCTCGTCGGGCAGGTCGTCGGCCTCCAGCGTGTGCCCGTCGCGCACATAGTGGAACGCGGCCCGGACCTTCGTCGCCTCCACCCCGGCCAGCTGCGCCCACGCCAGGCGGTACGCGGCGAGCTGGATGAACAACGATTCCCGGCGGGCGGGTTCGGGGATCACACCGGTCTTCCAGTCGACGACCGTCCACGAGCCGTCCTTCTCGGCGAAGACCGCATCGATCCGTCCACGCACCACGATCCCGCCGATGACGGTCTCGAAGGGCACCTCCACCTCGGTGGGACTGCGATTCGCCCAGGGCGAGGAGAGGAACGCCGCCCGCAGTTCCTCGAGATCGGCGTCCGGGCTCGCGGTCGCGTCTGCGGCACCGGGCAATTCGTCGATGTCGAGGAGTCGGGTCGCGCCGAACCACCGTTCCACCCACGCGTGGAACGCGGTGCCGCGCCGAGCCATCGGGTTGGGCCGGAACGGCGTCGGGCGGCGCAACCGACGGGCGAACTCGGCTTCGTCGGCGTCGAGTTCGACCAGCTGGCTGACGGACAGGTGGGTCGGCAGCGACACCTCGACGAGCGCCTGATTCGCCTGGTGATGCTCGGCGAGCAGGGCCGACACCTCGGCCTCCCAGGCACCGATCTCGTCCGCCGGATCGGCCGGAGGCGTGGTCGCGGTCTCCGAGTCGACGGCCGGTGCGTCGAACAGCGCGGGCGCTGCGCGGGTGGCGATGGCGTCGGTGACCAGGTCGGCCGCTCGCTGGACCGAGTCGCGGCGGCCGCCGAGCGGATCGCGCGGCCACGGTGCTGCGATCGCACGCTCGGCCAACGGATTCGGGCTGTCCGGCTCCGGCGGCGGCGTACGTACCGCGATCGACAGCCCGGTCGAGTCGACGCTCGGGTCGGTGATCGCCTCGTCGATGCCGACCATCAGCTCGTCGAAGAAATCCGAGCCGCCGCGCGGTTTGTCGCCGGTCTCCGACCAGTGGTGCGCCGAGATGAGCAGATCGTGCCGAGCGCGGGTGAGCGCCACGTACAGCAGCCGCCGATCCTCTTCGAGGCGACGCTCGCCGATCGCGGCCTTGTGGTCGGTCAGGGCGTCCTCGAGTTGTTTGCGGTCGGCGACCGTGTCGATCGTCAGGATCGGAAACCCTTCCGGCGCACCGTCGGCCGCCTCGGCCGGGATGGCCAGATCACCGCGCAGGTCGGCCGGGAGCTCGCGTGCACTGCCCAGCCACGTGGTGTCGGCCTTGGCGCTGGGGAAGATCCCCTTCGCCAGGTGCGGTATCGCGACGACGTCCCATTCGAGTCCTTTGGCCGCATGCACGGTGAGGATCTGCACGCGCTGTTCGGCCACCTCGATGCGCCCCGGCTCCAGACCCTTCTCGATCGTCTCGGCGGCGTCGAGGAACGCCAACAGGCCGGGCAGGTTGGCGCCCGGGCGATCGGCGTAGTGGCTGACGTAGTCGGCGAAGGCGTCGAGATGTTCCCGGCCGGTGATCGCGCCCCGCATGCGGCGCGCCCGGATCTGGGCCTCGACGCCGACCCCGATCGTGTTCTCCACGTCGGCGACGAGTTCGGGGAGCGGCTGTCCGATCCGACGCCGCAAGGACTCCAACTGCGCACCGAACGCCCGGATGCGCGCGTACCCCTCGGGGCTGTAGTCGGTGGGTTCGCCCGGATCGACGACGCCGTCGGCGATTCCCGCCCGGTCCACGATCTCGGTGGGCAGCACGGCGTCGAGTGCCGCGTCGAGCGCCTCTCGGCTGGTGACGACGCCGCCCGCCTCGGCGAAACTCTCCGCCGCCAGAGTGGTGGCCCGGCGCCACAGCGCGGCGAGGTCCTTGGCGCCCAGCCGCCAGCGGGCCCCGGTGAGCAGACGCATCACCGCGGTCCCGGCCATCGGGTCGGCCATCACGCGCAGGGTCGCGACGATGTCCTCGATCTCCGGGACGTGCAGCAGACCGCCGATGCCCACCACCTCGGTGGGGATGCCCCGGCTCTCGAGTTCGGCGGCCAGCGGTGCCGAATCCTCGTTGCGGCGCACCAGGATCGCGGTGGTCGGCGGTGCCTCGTCCGCGGCCTGGGCCGCACGGTAGCGTTCCTCGATCGCATCGGCGATGACGTTCCGTTCGTCGACGACGGTCTCGGTCAGCGCGATCGTCGCCGTGCCGTGGGGGGCGTCGGGACGGGGCCGGAGCACGCTGACCGGGATGCCGCGGCGTCGGAGCTCCTCGGAGATCTGATTGGCCAGCCGCAACCCCTGGGCCGCGTTCCGCCAGCTGGTGAGGAGCTCCAGGCGACGGGCGGGAGTCCCGTCGGGACGCGGGAAGTCGCGGGCGAACCGCGGCAGATTGGCCGCCGAGGCACCCCGCCACCCGTAGATGGACTGGATCGGGTCGCCGACCGAGGTGACCGCGACCGGGGCGCGCCCGTGCCCGCCGAACAGCGTCGACAGCAGCACCCGTTGCGAGTGACCGGTGTCCTGGTACTCGTCGAGCAGGACCGCGCGAAACGCGGTGCGTTCGGCGGCGACGACCTCGGGGTTGGACACCACCAGCCGTGCCGCGAGTGACATCTGGCTGCCGAAGTCGAGCGCGGACTGCGCCCGCATCGTCTCGCCCAGCGCGATCACCATCGGGATCAGCTCACGCCGTTCGTCGATGACCTCCTGCACCTTCAGCAGCGCCTGCGTCGGCTTGTCGCGCTGTTTGGGACCCTTCGGAAGGGTGTCGACGAGCTCGTACAGCGTCGAACCCGCCTGCGCGAGGTCGGTGATGTCGACCAGGTGCTCCGACATCTCGCCGTACAGTTTGAGCACCGCCTCGGTGACACTCGCCGGCACCTTCTTGGTGTTCAGTTCGCCCGGCCATGCGGAGACGAGTGAGAACGCCAGCTGCCAGAGCTCGGTCTCGGTGAGCAGTGTCGACGACGGTTCGACCGGCAGGAGCAGCCCGTAGTCGGCGATCAGCCGCCCGGCATAGGCGTGGTAGGTGCTCACCTCCGGATCGGCACCGCGTAGCCGGGCGGCCAACGCGCCGTCGGGATCCCAGTTCCGCAGCGCCGGCGACCCGGCGAGCATCGAGAGGCGCCGCCGGATGCGGGCGCCGAGTTCGCTCGCGGCCTTGCGCGTGAACGTGAGTCCGAGGATCTCGTCGGGGGCCACGAGCTGGTTGGCCACCAGCCACACCACGCGCGAGGCCATCGTCTCGGTCTTGCCTGCACCCGCGCCGGCGACGACGAGCATGGGTTCCATCGGCGCCTCGATCACCGCGACCTGCTCGGGCGTGGGGTCGGGCAGTCCCAGCGCGGCCGCCAGCGACTTCGCCCCGACGATCGGCCGGTCGATCCGGTCCTGCAGATCAGTCATCGGTCACCGCCTTCCCCGGGATCTGTGCGGGACAACTCGTGGTGAGAGTGCAGTGCACACAACCGGGATTGGGTGTCGCGCTGTACGTCGGTCCGACGCTGGCCCGGGCCGCGCGGCGTACCACCCCGATCCACTCGTCGAGCAACTCCGGTGTCAGCGGCGACTGGACGCGTTCGGCCGCACCGGAATTGCGGTTCGCGGTCGACACGTAGACCAGTCGCGCACCGCCGGGCGGGGTGTCGCCGAACTGCGGCACCCCGCCGTGCGCCAGCGCCACCTGATAGGCCGCCATCTGGGCGTGCTCGTCGGCGTCGGCCTTGGTGATCGGCGTCTTGGAGGTCTTGACGTCGACCACGACCGGCCTGCCCTCGGCATCGGTCTCGAGTCGGTCGACGCGTCCGCGGAGGCGGACCTCGAGCTCGTCGGGGCCCGCGGTGGGGTCGGCGGGAATGGTTGCGTCGACGGGCAACTCGACGCCCACCTCCTCGAGTTCGGAGCGCGAGATGCGCAGCCACTCCCGGAAGTGCCCGAGCATGCCCTCGGCGCGCTCGAGTTCGCGGGCCGAGTACCAGCCGGCACCGGTGTCGACACGTTCCCAGATGTCGCGGAGCGCTGCGGTCACCTCGGCCGGATCGAGTTGGCCGGCGACCGCCTGGACGAGCGTGTGCACGAGGCTGCCGGTCAGTGCCGGGGTGCCGTCGCCGTCGCGCCCGCCGTTGCGTTCGAGAACCCACCGCAACGAACAGCGGGTCAGCGCATCGACATTCGACGGCGAGAGGGTCAGCGGACCCGACTCCGGCGTCCACAACGGAGCGTCGGTGCTCGGTGCGGCGAGCCCGAACCAGTCGCGCGGATGCGCACCCGGGATGTCGGAGTCGGCGAGTTCGGCCAGCAGACGCGCCGCGGCCGTCGTCCGGGGCGCATCGGGTTCGTCGGCGCCGGCGATCACCGCCGATCGCAGCGTCGCGACCAGTGAGGGCAACGAGAGCACCCGGTCGACGCCGGGGTCGAGCCGGACCTCGGCGCGGGCCGACTCCGCCGGATCGTCGGGATCGCCGACCAGATCCGCGAGTTCGGTGATGAAGCGAGACGGTGACGCGTCCCCGCTGCCGTCCTCGACCGCGGTCACGAGCAACCGGCTACGGGCCCGCGTGCAGGCGACGAGGAACAGCCTGCGCTCGTCGGCCAGTGCGGTCGCCCCGCGGGCGACGGTGTCCACGGCGTCGGCGGCCATGCCGTCGAGGATGTCGACGAGTTGTCCGGTGGCCAGAACGCCTCCGCGACTTCGCAACGACGGCCACAGTCCGTCCTGGACGCCCGCGACGGCGACGACCTCCCATTCGCGTCCCACCGCGGCGTGTGCGGAGAGCACCGTCACCGATTCGGTTGCCGCCGTGGCCGTCCGGCTGTCGCGCGGGATCTGCAGCTGGGACAGGTAGTGCACGAACCCGGCCGGCCCGGCCGCGGGCAGCGTGTCGGTGAAGTCCGCGGCGGACTCGAACATCGCCATGACCGCGTCGAGGTCGCGGTCGGCCTGCTCGCCCGCCGGGCCGCCGCGAACGGCCGATGCCGCCCACCGCCGCTCGAGCCCGGTGGCCTGCCACGCCGCCCACAGGGTCTCCTCGATCCCGCGCCGCGCGTCGTGCACCCGTTGGGCCGCGCCGACGACGTCGAGCACGCGCGCCAGCGGCATCGCCTCGGTCTCGGTGAGTCGGCGACGGTAGCGCGCGCCGACCTCGGGGTCGAGGATCGCGCGGGTCAGGGACGTGAGCGAATCCGGTTGTCCCGCCGGGTCGTCGGCGTCGTCGAGGCGGCGCACACCGCGTCGTAACCGGCGCATCGATCCCGGATCGGCCGCACCGATCGGACCGGACAGCAGCGTGAGCGTGTCCTCGGTGGTGAAGTGGTCGGGCGTGTCGGTGGAGTGCGCGTCCGGCGAAGCCGGGCTCGCCGCACGCGCGGCGACCGCGCGCAGCACCAGCATCAAACCGATGACGGCACGTTGCCGATGCAGCGGCAGGTCACTGGCGGGCGTCGTCAGGGGTACGCCCGCGGACCGGAAGGCCCGTCGCAGCGGCGGCAGCGCCAGCGACACCGACCGGACGACGACCGCCATCTGCGACCACGGCACCTCGTCGAAGAGATGGGCACGCCGCAGCAGGTCGGCGATGGCGGTGGCCTCCTTGGCCGCGGACCCGTACACCCGCACGGCGGCCGCGCCGCCCCCGTTCGCGGGGCCCGACCCCTCCGACTCCGGCTCGGCGGCATCCACATCGGTGGCCGGCCGGGGATAGGGATGCGGGCGGGCGCCGGGCAACCGGGCGGCGATCGCGCGTCCGAGCCGGGACAGCTCGGGCCGGGACCGGAAGTCGTCCTCGAGGAGGATGTCGAGCGGGCTGCCCGGTTCGGCCAGCCCGTCGGCGAAGCGCGGACTCGCACCCCGGAACCCGAACACGGACTGGTCGGTGTCGGCCGCGATGATCGTCGAGAGGGTTCCGGTCCCGACCAGCGTGATGAGCTGCGCCGCTTGCGGATCGAGATGTTGCGCATCGTCGACCAGCAGGTGCCGGATGCGGCGGCGCTCGCCGCTCAGCAGGTCGGGATCGGTGGCGAACGCCGACAGCGCCGAACCGATCAGCTCGGCCGCGTCGACCGCGGGCGCCGAGGCACCCGGCGTCTCGAGGCCGACCGCCCCGCGCAGCAGCATGTTCTGCTCGTACTGGGCGTACGCGCGAGCGGCCGCGGCCCACTCCGGCCGCTTGTGTGTACGTCCCAGTGCGGCAAGCTCTTCGGGGCCCACGCCGCGTTCGGCGGCACGCATCATCAGGTCGCGCAACGCCTGGGCGAAACCGTCGGTGCCCAGCGCGGGCCGCAGGTGAGCCGGCCAGTAACCCGCGCCGTCCTCGATGTCGCCGGCGAGGAGCTCGCGCAGGACGACGTCCTGTTCGGAGCCCGTGATGAGCCGCGGCGGCGGATTGTTGTGGGCCTGGGCCTGCAGGCGCAGGATCGCGAAGGCGTAGGAGTGCACGGTCCGCACGAGCGGCTCGCGCAGCGCACCGCCGAGGACCCGGCGGCCGCTCGACCCGGCGGACAGGACGCGCCGGGTGATCTCCTCGCGCAGGGCGACGGCCGCGCGCCGGCTGGACGCCAGGACGAGAACGGACTCCGGATCGGTGTCCGGGTCGAGCAGTCGGGCCACCGCGGCGTCGACGATCAGCGCAGTCTTCCCGCTCCCCGGACCGCCGTGCACCCGTACCGGGCGCCAGGCCTGTTCCTCGTCGGCCGGGCGGCTCGTGGGCGGCTCGATGACCTCGGCCACCGCAGGCGGCCAGTGCCGGGGACGATCCGTGGAGTCGGGGGCCGCGACAAGTCGCGCGCGCAGCGCGCTGCGCGGGGTCTGGGCACCCGGTCTCCGACTCATGCACCCATCGAATCACGGCCCACCGACGCTCTCGGCGAGGCGCCGCCACCTGCGTCGGTTCCCGTCCGCCACCTGCATCGGTTTCCGCCGGGGGCCGTACGGCAGGATGGACGGGTGGCAGCTCTCAACACCCATGTCTTCGGCAGCGGTCCTGCGGTTCTCGCCATCCACGGGCTCACCGGCCACGGCCGTCGCTGGGCAGCGCTGGCCGACCACCTCCCCGGTGTCCGGCTCGTCGCACCGGACCTGATCGGTCATGGCCGGTCACCGTGGCGCCCGCCGTGGAGCATCGAACACCAGGTGCGGGCGCTGTCGGCGGTGATCGACGACCACATCCCCGCCGACGAGCAGCCGGTCGTCGTCGTGGGGCACTCGTTCGGCGGCGCGCTGGCGCTGCACCTGGCCAACCGCCGCCCGGACGCGGTCAAGGGCCTGGTGCTGCTCGATCCCGCGCAGGGCCTCGACCCCGAGTTCGCGCTCGAGGTGGCCACCGACAGTCTCGACAACTGGGACTACGCCGACGCCGACGCCGCGCGCTCGGCGAAACGTGCCGAGGGCTGGGCGGCCGTTCCC
Protein-coding sequences here:
- a CDS encoding ATP-dependent helicase, translated to MTDLQDRIDRPIVGAKSLAAALGLPDPTPEQVAVIEAPMEPMLVVAGAGAGKTETMASRVVWLVANQLVAPDEILGLTFTRKAASELGARIRRRLSMLAGSPALRNWDPDGALAARLRGADPEVSTYHAYAGRLIADYGLLLPVEPSSTLLTETELWQLAFSLVSAWPGELNTKKVPASVTEAVLKLYGEMSEHLVDITDLAQAGSTLYELVDTLPKGPKQRDKPTQALLKVQEVIDERRELIPMVIALGETMRAQSALDFGSQMSLAARLVVSNPEVVAAERTAFRAVLLDEYQDTGHSQRVLLSTLFGGHGRAPVAVTSVGDPIQSIYGWRGASAANLPRFARDFPRPDGTPARRLELLTSWRNAAQGLRLANQISEELRRRGIPVSVLRPRPDAPHGTATIALTETVVDERNVIADAIEERYRAAQAADEAPPTTAILVRRNEDSAPLAAELESRGIPTEVVGIGGLLHVPEIEDIVATLRVMADPMAGTAVMRLLTGARWRLGAKDLAALWRRATTLAAESFAEAGGVVTSREALDAALDAVLPTEIVDRAGIADGVVDPGEPTDYSPEGYARIRAFGAQLESLRRRIGQPLPELVADVENTIGVGVEAQIRARRMRGAITGREHLDAFADYVSHYADRPGANLPGLLAFLDAAETIEKGLEPGRIEVAEQRVQILTVHAAKGLEWDVVAIPHLAKGIFPSAKADTTWLGSARELPADLRGDLAIPAEAADGAPEGFPILTIDTVADRKQLEDALTDHKAAIGERRLEEDRRLLYVALTRARHDLLISAHHWSETGDKPRGGSDFFDELMVGIDEAITDPSVDSTGLSIAVRTPPPEPDSPNPLAERAIAAPWPRDPLGGRRDSVQRAADLVTDAIATRAAPALFDAPAVDSETATTPPADPADEIGAWEAEVSALLAEHHQANQALVEVSLPTHLSVSQLVELDADEAEFARRLRRPTPFRPNPMARRGTAFHAWVERWFGATRLLDIDELPGAADATASPDADLEELRAAFLSSPWANRSPTEVEVPFETVIGGIVVRGRIDAVFAEKDGSWTVVDWKTGVIPEPARRESLFIQLAAYRLAWAQLAGVEATKVRAAFHYVRDGHTLEADDLPDEATLAAKLAR
- a CDS encoding ATP-dependent helicase, with the protein product MSRRPGAQTPRSALRARLVAAPDSTDRPRHWPPAVAEVIEPPTSRPADEEQAWRPVRVHGGPGSGKTALIVDAAVARLLDPDTDPESVLVLASSRRAAVALREEITRRVLSAGSSGRRVLGGALREPLVRTVHSYAFAILRLQAQAHNNPPPRLITGSEQDVVLRELLAGDIEDGAGYWPAHLRPALGTDGFAQALRDLMMRAAERGVGPEELAALGRTHKRPEWAAAARAYAQYEQNMLLRGAVGLETPGASAPAVDAAELIGSALSAFATDPDLLSGERRRIRHLLVDDAQHLDPQAAQLITLVGTGTLSTIIAADTDQSVFGFRGASPRFADGLAEPGSPLDILLEDDFRSRPELSRLGRAIAARLPGARPHPYPRPATDVDAAEPESEGSGPANGGGAAAVRVYGSAAKEATAIADLLRRAHLFDEVPWSQMAVVVRSVSLALPPLRRAFRSAGVPLTTPASDLPLHRQRAVIGLMLVLRAVAARAASPASPDAHSTDTPDHFTTEDTLTLLSGPIGAADPGSMRRLRRGVRRLDDADDPAGQPDSLTSLTRAILDPEVGARYRRRLTETEAMPLARVLDVVGAAQRVHDARRGIEETLWAAWQATGLERRWAASAVRGGPAGEQADRDLDAVMAMFESAADFTDTLPAAGPAGFVHYLSQLQIPRDSRTATAATESVTVLSAHAAVGREWEVVAVAGVQDGLWPSLRSRGGVLATGQLVDILDGMAADAVDTVARGATALADERRLFLVACTRARSRLLVTAVEDGSGDASPSRFITELADLVGDPDDPAESARAEVRLDPGVDRVLSLPSLVATLRSAVIAGADEPDAPRTTAAARLLAELADSDIPGAHPRDWFGLAAPSTDAPLWTPESGPLTLSPSNVDALTRCSLRWVLERNGGRDGDGTPALTGSLVHTLVQAVAGQLDPAEVTAALRDIWERVDTGAGWYSARELERAEGMLGHFREWLRISRSELEEVGVELPVDATIPADPTAGPDELEVRLRGRVDRLETDAEGRPVVVDVKTSKTPITKADADEHAQMAAYQVALAHGGVPQFGDTPPGGARLVYVSTANRNSGAAERVQSPLTPELLDEWIGVVRRAARASVGPTYSATPNPGCVHCTLTTSCPAQIPGKAVTDD
- a CDS encoding alpha/beta fold hydrolase — encoded protein: MAALNTHVFGSGPAVLAIHGLTGHGRRWAALADHLPGVRLVAPDLIGHGRSPWRPPWSIEHQVRALSAVIDDHIPADEQPVVVVGHSFGGALALHLANRRPDAVKGLVLLDPAQGLDPEFALEVATDSLDNWDYADADAARSAKRAEGWAAVPDALMESELAEHLVPRPRGRVGWRVSAPAAAASWSEMARPAVLPPPGTPTHVVVADQVQPPFVRPAFLDACASERGTEVTVHHADCGHMVPFLEPGLSATLIRSLL